ACAAAATTCCCAAGTGCCCGGCCCAATGGTGTATCGCCTGGTTTGGGGAGTTCCCAGGATGCCGCCGTTGTGTTGTCACCGGCAGTTGGTTTAACCACACGGCGAGGGCGGCGGACCGATGGTGTTTGGTCGCCTTCGGTACTTGTTGATGCTGGTGGCGAGGTGGCATCAGCCGCCTGATTCTTTTCGGCATTGGCCTGAGCTTCACGTTTGGCGAGATAGGCAAACCGAACAAAATCTTCAACTTGTCGGAACTGCACTTCACTGGTCAGTGGGTCGTTCATCAGAATCGCCGCCTGACGTTCGGTTTCAAGCAAGGTGGCCAGACTTGAGGCGCGGACTTCAAGCACCCCACCCAGAGTTGCCTCAAATTCACCATCCGGAGACAGGCGCAGGAAAGCTTCAAACGGTTCAATCGCCCGGTCATAGTCGTTGGCCTGGACGAGTGTTTTCCCAAGTTCAAAATACAGGGTTGGAAAGCGTGCCGTATCGGTGGCTTCACCGAGCAGGTTTTCAGCGTCGGCAAAATCACCTTCCACCCGTTTCAAATGGGCCTCGACCATGCGTGACCAGGGATAGCGCGGATTGATTTCACGCACTTTTTCCAGGAGTTTCACGGCGTTGGCATATTCACCTTGTGCCGCATAGACATAAGCCATCTGGGTCAAAAAGCGCACATCGCGTGGGGTGTAGGCCAGCATTTTTCCAAGGGTTTCAGCCGCGTCGCCGTATCGGCGCTGTTCCATCAAGGCCAGGGTCAATCCTCCCCAGGCGGAAGGATGATCCGGAATTATGGCAACTTGTTGGCGATAGAGGGCTTCGGCATCTCCGAGTAATCCACTGGCCCGATATAAATCAGCCAGTGCCGCCGGTGCGGTCCGGCTTTTGGGGTCAAGCTCCATTGCCTTTTGAAAGGCGGTGCGGGCATCGGTGAGGCGCAATCCCATTTGGAGGGCCACACCACGATCATAATGAAGATTGGCCTGGGTTGGGCTCAGTTCAATTGCCCGGTCAAAGACCTGCAAAGCGTCGGTTGGATTTTCCACGCTCAAATAAAACAATCCGATTTGTTCGAGCAATTCAACTTCGGTCCCGGCCCGTTCCTGGAGCTGGCGCATAAACAGAATCGCTTCGGTTCGATTGCCGAATCCAGCCATCAACACTGGCATCGAGAGCAGAAAAGATCGAAACGTCCCGGTGGAAATCGGTGTGGGAAGGGAATCAACCGCCAGTTGAAAGGCTTCCTGAGCCTGGGCCACCTGCGCACTGCGCAGGGCCTGTTCACCTCGTTCGGCATAGGCACGGGCCAGCATGGTTTTGCACCCCGTGATGAGCGGAGAGGTCGGATGTTGCTTCTGAAATTCAGTAAGTTGCTGAATCCGATCATCTACGGTCGCTCCTTGAATTCGGGCCAGTTCGGCTTGTTCCTCAAAAACCATCATCGGCGTCAGGGTTTGAACCGGAGGCGTCTGAGGCGTGGTTGCGGGCGGTTCTTCCTGGGTTGGCGCTGGCTTTGAAGTCTCTATCGGCAGGCGTTGTTTAATCGGGAGTGCCGTGACGGGTGTGACCGAGACAAGCACACCGCACAACACCGTGCAGGCAAGTCCCTTCTGAAAAAGCGGTTTGAAAACTGTGGGTGACATAGATTTGGGTACCGGCTATGGAAACAGATGTATGAGTTACAGGCGTGAAAAGCTTGGGATTTGTACCGTTTGCGGGGTGACTTGGCAAGATGCGCCGGGAAAATGGCGGATGAAGATGTCAGTATCACCTGCGTGAGCGGGTGGTTTTTGTTTTTGATTCCCTGATTGCCAGCAATAATCACATATCACTAATGCCAGTTAAGAGTTGAAAAAATGAGCGGATTTGAACCCACGAAGCGGGTGGCATTCTTAAAGCCTCGGGTGGAATGAGCGTCAGCGAATGAAATCCCTGGCGTCCATCACCAGTCAGCGTGGCCTGGGCAACCGCGGAATTCATTGCCACCGATTTTGTTTTCCACGGATTCCGCTGTGCTCCACCCGAGGCTTTCATTCTTCCGCCCAGTTCCTGGGCTCAACCCCCAAAACCGCTTCAACTCTTAACTGGCACCACGAACCACGAACCACTAAGGGACTGTAAAAATACAACTTCCCGTTTTTATCGAAAGTCACCCGGAGAGATCGAATTTCAGAACAGGAAACCACGAAAAACACGAAAAACACGAAAAAGAAATCCAAAGACTTCAATGGGGTCTGAGCTTGTGTCAGGGAAAGTGCCACCGAACTCAAAAGAAAATGGCTTCGACCCAAATGAAAATCGGGAAGTTGTTTTTTAACGCTCCCTAACCACGAACCACGAACCACGAACCACTAATCACTAATTGGTTTCTTCATTCTCTGGAATTCACATTGACTGAAAATTCCTCTATCCATCATAGTGCCCTGCAATTGTAAAATGTGCTGAGACACCTCACACTCTCTCTACCAGACTTTAATCCAAATCGCGTACCTGTGCTGTTCCTATGTTGCCCTACTTGCATTCGTTGATTGCAATTCCGTTGATTTATCTCTACACGATGGTCATGGCGACCATTTCACTGACACTATCGCTGCACGATCCAACTGGAATTCGCCAGCACTGGTGTGCCCAAACCTGGTGCAAATTGATTGCCTGGACGGTGGGGATGAACGTGATTATCCATGGGCGGGAAAACCTCGACTTATCACGTCCAGCCGTC
This genomic stretch from Acidobacteriota bacterium harbors:
- a CDS encoding tetratricopeptide repeat protein, whose product is MSPTVFKPLFQKGLACTVLCGVLVSVTPVTALPIKQRLPIETSKPAPTQEEPPATTPQTPPVQTLTPMMVFEEQAELARIQGATVDDRIQQLTEFQKQHPTSPLITGCKTMLARAYAERGEQALRSAQVAQAQEAFQLAVDSLPTPISTGTFRSFLLSMPVLMAGFGNRTEAILFMRQLQERAGTEVELLEQIGLFYLSVENPTDALQVFDRAIELSPTQANLHYDRGVALQMGLRLTDARTAFQKAMELDPKSRTAPAALADLYRASGLLGDAEALYRQQVAIIPDHPSAWGGLTLALMEQRRYGDAAETLGKMLAYTPRDVRFLTQMAYVYAAQGEYANAVKLLEKVREINPRYPWSRMVEAHLKRVEGDFADAENLLGEATDTARFPTLYFELGKTLVQANDYDRAIEPFEAFLRLSPDGEFEATLGGVLEVRASSLATLLETERQAAILMNDPLTSEVQFRQVEDFVRFAYLAKREAQANAEKNQAADATSPPASTSTEGDQTPSVRRPRRVVKPTAGDNTTAASWELPKPGDTPLGRALGNFVSPKDDARGLRYLFAARKLVDANAELPQAEALARGAALFASQATTREDAVADLPPGLSPEGRAQHFKLRAQAILGWILFREGKRDEAITALRTAAEGFPDGAEKKDASWKLGVVLEATGQLNDALAAYRIGYDSNSSTASINRAIIESVYQKINGSLDGLDLK